From one Candidatus Thermoplasmatota archaeon genomic stretch:
- a CDS encoding putative DNA binding domain-containing protein, producing the protein MTIKNLIKSKESQILEFKSKVSDKDNIGKDICAFANTNDGTILVGISDRGELFGVVKDTAHRDIIDLLDKGIILKRESGKNTYYVLSDEYRTNIGRKGDADAG; encoded by the coding sequence ATGACCATAAAGAATCTAATAAAATCAAAAGAATCGCAAATCCTTGAATTCAAATCAAAGGTATCTGATAAAGATAATATCGGCAAAGATATTTGTGCATTTGCGAATACGAACGACGGAACGATTTTAGTGGGTATTTCAGATAGAGGGGAACTTTTTGGTGTAGTAAAGGATACTGCACATAGGGATATAATTGATTTACTTGATAAAGGGATTATCTTGAAAAGAGAATCAGGTAAGAATACCTATTATGTCCTATCGGACGAATATCGGACGAATATCGGACGAAAAGGTGATGCGGATGCTGGATAG